One genomic region from Streptomyces venezuelae encodes:
- the trpD gene encoding anthranilate phosphoribosyltransferase, producing the protein MSAVHPAGGDFAAGRSWPVVLDGLLSGRDQSADDTAWAMDRILRGEATDAQIAGFVVALRAKGETVEEITGLVRTMYEHANTIEVPGPSVDIVGTGGDGAKTVNISTMSAIVVAGTGAKVVKHGNRAASSASGASDVLEKLGVNLQLTPKRVVEVAEEAGITFCFAVKFHPALRHVATARKELGIRTVFNFLGPLTNPARVKAQATGVADPRMAPIVAGVLADRGSSALVFRGDDGLDELTTTSTSRVWIVRDGSVREEAFDPRDVGIEIVPVEALRGADASYNADVARRLLAGETGPVRDAVLLNSAAALTALEPGDGTLVEQLRAGIAKAAEAIDSGAAGRALERWIAASNA; encoded by the coding sequence ATGAGCGCTGTGCACCCCGCTGGAGGCGACTTCGCGGCGGGCCGCTCCTGGCCCGTCGTCCTGGACGGTCTCCTCTCCGGTCGTGACCAGAGCGCCGACGACACGGCCTGGGCGATGGACCGCATCCTCCGCGGCGAGGCCACCGACGCCCAGATCGCCGGTTTCGTCGTCGCCCTGCGCGCCAAGGGCGAGACCGTGGAGGAGATCACCGGTCTCGTCCGGACCATGTACGAGCACGCCAACACGATCGAGGTCCCCGGCCCCTCCGTCGACATCGTCGGCACCGGAGGCGACGGCGCCAAGACCGTCAACATCTCCACCATGTCGGCGATCGTCGTCGCCGGCACCGGAGCCAAGGTCGTCAAGCACGGCAACCGGGCCGCGTCCTCCGCGTCCGGCGCCTCCGACGTCCTGGAGAAGCTCGGCGTCAATCTGCAGCTGACCCCGAAGCGGGTCGTCGAGGTCGCGGAGGAGGCGGGGATCACCTTCTGCTTCGCGGTGAAGTTCCACCCCGCGCTGCGGCACGTCGCCACGGCCCGCAAGGAGCTGGGCATCCGGACCGTCTTCAACTTCCTGGGCCCGCTCACCAACCCGGCCCGGGTCAAGGCCCAGGCGACCGGTGTCGCCGACCCCCGGATGGCCCCGATCGTCGCCGGCGTCCTCGCCGACCGTGGTTCCTCCGCGCTCGTCTTCCGCGGCGACGACGGCCTCGACGAGCTGACCACCACGTCCACCTCGCGGGTCTGGATCGTCCGGGACGGTTCGGTGCGGGAGGAGGCCTTCGACCCCCGGGACGTGGGCATCGAGATCGTGCCGGTGGAGGCCCTGCGCGGCGCCGACGCCTCGTACAACGCAGACGTCGCCCGACGGCTGCTCGCGGGGGAGACCGGACCCGTACGGGACGCGGTGCTCCTCAACTCGGCGGCGGCGCTCACCGCCCTCGAACCGGGCGACGGCACCCTTGTGGAGCAGCTGCGGGCCGGTATCGCGAAGGCCGCCGAGGCGATCGACTCCGGTGCGGCCGGCCGGGCGCTTGAGCGCTGGATCGCCGCCAGCAACGCGTAG
- a CDS encoding aminotransferase class V-fold PLP-dependent enzyme, protein MSAYPNAAVDTASAETSVETSGSADPCCAAPLPVLGRDVTVPLVTGGEVTYAALDYAASAPALQRVWDDVAAYAPYYGSVHRGAGYLSQLSTDLFENSRATVAEFLDCRPGDQVVFTRSTTDSLNLLARAVPAGCEVFVFETEHHASLLPWQDARVTCLNAPRTPAQAVETLERALADRDPYGPALVCVTGASNVTGELWPVKELAAAAHAHGARIVLDAAQLAPHHPVSVQELDVDWIAFSGHKLYAPFGSGVLAGRSDWLQEAEPYLAGGGASRKVARRADGGVDVEWHTTAARHEAGSPNVIGVYSIASACKALTEAGFDRLVAREQHLIDTVRAGLAEVPEVKVLSLFGDDAPRVGVISFVVEGWNSSHFAAALSAEYGIGVRDGLFCAHPLVRTLLGSEPQDPGECGAPEAAPGERSLNAIRVSFGAGTPDEHVERFVGAVKELVRDGAQWKYRTEDGRCVPDRG, encoded by the coding sequence ATGTCCGCATACCCGAACGCCGCCGTCGACACCGCCTCCGCCGAGACCTCCGTCGAGACCTCCGGGTCCGCCGACCCCTGCTGCGCCGCCCCGCTGCCGGTCCTCGGCCGGGACGTCACCGTCCCGCTCGTCACCGGCGGCGAAGTGACCTACGCGGCGCTCGACTACGCCGCCAGCGCCCCGGCGCTCCAGCGGGTGTGGGACGACGTCGCCGCGTACGCCCCCTACTACGGCAGCGTCCACCGCGGCGCGGGCTACCTCTCCCAGCTCTCCACCGACCTCTTCGAGAACAGCCGCGCCACCGTCGCCGAGTTCCTCGACTGCCGCCCCGGTGACCAGGTCGTCTTCACCCGTTCCACCACCGACTCGCTCAACCTGCTCGCCCGGGCCGTCCCGGCCGGCTGCGAGGTCTTCGTCTTCGAGACCGAGCACCACGCCTCCCTCCTTCCTTGGCAGGACGCCCGCGTCACCTGCCTCAACGCGCCCCGCACCCCGGCCCAGGCCGTCGAGACCCTGGAGCGGGCGCTCGCCGACCGCGACCCCTATGGTCCCGCCCTGGTCTGCGTCACCGGCGCGTCCAACGTCACCGGTGAGCTGTGGCCGGTGAAGGAGCTCGCCGCCGCCGCCCACGCCCACGGTGCCCGGATCGTCCTCGACGCCGCCCAGCTCGCGCCCCACCACCCCGTCTCCGTGCAGGAACTGGACGTGGACTGGATCGCCTTCTCCGGACACAAGCTGTACGCGCCCTTCGGCTCGGGCGTCCTCGCGGGCCGCTCCGACTGGCTCCAGGAGGCCGAGCCGTACCTCGCCGGGGGCGGTGCCTCCCGCAAGGTGGCGCGCCGCGCCGACGGCGGCGTCGACGTCGAGTGGCACACCACCGCGGCCCGCCACGAGGCCGGCTCCCCGAACGTCATCGGCGTCTACTCCATCGCCTCCGCCTGCAAGGCGCTCACCGAGGCCGGCTTCGACCGGCTCGTCGCCCGCGAGCAGCACCTGATCGACACCGTCCGCGCGGGCCTCGCGGAGGTTCCCGAGGTGAAGGTCCTCTCGCTCTTCGGCGACGACGCGCCGCGCGTCGGCGTCATCTCCTTCGTCGTGGAGGGCTGGAACAGCTCCCACTTCGCCGCCGCGCTCTCCGCCGAGTACGGCATCGGCGTCCGCGACGGCCTCTTCTGCGCCCACCCGCTGGTCCGCACCCTCCTCGGCAGCGAGCCGCAGGACCCGGGCGAGTGCGGCGCCCCCGAGGCCGCGCCCGGCGAGCGCTCGCTCAACGCCATCCGGGTGAGCTTCGGCGCCGGTACGCCGGACGAGCACGTGGAGCGGTTCGTCGGCGCCGTGAAGGAGCTCGTGCGGGACGGCGCGCAGTGGAAGTACCGCACCGAGGACGGCCGCTGCGTCCCGGACCGCGGCTGA
- a CDS encoding Lrp/AsnC family transcriptional regulator, with translation MITAIVLIKTSVDRIPEIAESIAALDSVSEVFSVTGTYDLIAMVRVPRHDDLADVIPGSISKIPGVEATDTHVAFRTYSQHDLEAAFAIGLES, from the coding sequence GTGATCACCGCGATCGTGCTCATCAAGACCAGCGTGGACCGCATCCCCGAGATCGCCGAGTCGATCGCCGCGCTCGACAGCGTCAGCGAGGTCTTCTCGGTGACCGGCACCTACGACCTGATCGCCATGGTGCGGGTGCCGCGCCACGACGACCTGGCGGACGTGATCCCGGGAAGCATCAGCAAGATCCCCGGCGTCGAGGCCACGGACACGCACGTGGCGTTCCGCACGTACTCCCAGCACGACCTGGAGGCGGCCTTCGCCATCGGCCTGGAGTCCTGA
- a CDS encoding rhomboid family intramembrane serine protease: MIDWRAAALGAWRGTRGGPTVTYGLIAACCLLFAVSPVSGLNPVYGTGDALLAAQGTYFRRWGVIPAELMSGEPRALLTPFTALFVHGSWLHLLGNMLFLYVFGAMAEERMGPAGFALFYLGTGYLALVGYAVAHANSEQTLVGASGAISGVLGAFLFLFPRSRVTSLFPFLFFLPLRFPAWIVLIFWFVLQWLAARAAGPGPGVAYLSHVVGFSVGFLYAWGRYRGGDRVKTPAAATEGESQP; encoded by the coding sequence ATGATCGACTGGCGAGCGGCGGCTCTCGGCGCCTGGCGGGGCACCCGCGGCGGCCCCACGGTGACCTACGGCCTGATCGCCGCCTGCTGCCTGCTCTTCGCGGTGAGCCCGGTCTCCGGTCTCAACCCGGTGTACGGCACGGGCGACGCGCTCCTCGCGGCCCAGGGCACGTACTTCCGCCGCTGGGGCGTGATCCCCGCCGAGCTGATGAGCGGCGAGCCCCGCGCCCTGCTCACCCCGTTCACCGCGCTCTTCGTCCACGGCAGCTGGCTCCACCTCCTGGGGAACATGCTGTTCCTCTACGTCTTCGGCGCGATGGCCGAGGAACGCATGGGCCCGGCGGGCTTCGCCCTCTTCTACCTGGGCACCGGCTACCTCGCCCTCGTCGGGTACGCGGTGGCGCACGCGAACAGCGAGCAGACGCTGGTCGGGGCCTCCGGGGCGATCTCCGGGGTGCTCGGGGCCTTCCTCTTCCTCTTCCCCCGCTCCCGGGTGACCAGCCTCTTCCCCTTCCTCTTCTTCCTGCCCCTGCGCTTCCCCGCCTGGATCGTACTGATCTTCTGGTTCGTGCTCCAGTGGCTGGCGGCGCGGGCCGCGGGACCGGGGCCCGGCGTCGCCTATCTCTCCCATGTGGTGGGCTTCTCCGTCGGCTTCCTCTACGCCTGGGGCCGCTACCGGGGTGGGGATAGAGTGAAGACTCCAGCCGCGGCCACCGAGGGAGAAAGCCAGCCGTGA
- a CDS encoding NYN domain-containing protein has translation MEQPAHGGEPAGAAGDAAETLDHPLTEGVRRRVVALVADAFGGLTVAELPAPLRQYARFTASRRAKFAGNAMAAALESDPLFRQRIGERFKQAQPELAGAVETGTPPAAADPVDVAAAAYVLRPVGWVKLVAAAGEEAQRADAERADEAGRRELERLREELAAAKDRSRGETEQLRHDLEAARKEAESLHRKLRSAQSDVKRGEAAMRRAQGEIDAARAEAAAQVSAAESETRRLKARLGEVEAALEASRRTAREGRSVEDMRLRLLLDTVLDAAQGLRRELALPPVSVHPADTVDAVEPGRMSPKDIAARALSETDPALLDQLLALPQAHLVVDGYNVTKTGYPTMPLEKQRLRLLGSLSALAARSGAEVTCVFDGAELAAPVLLAPPRGVRVLFSKPGVTADELIRQLVRAEPPGRPVVVVSTDREVADGVAKAGARPVASALLLKRLSRLS, from the coding sequence GTGGAGCAGCCCGCGCACGGTGGAGAGCCGGCCGGCGCGGCAGGTGACGCTGCCGAGACGCTCGACCACCCACTGACGGAAGGCGTACGTCGGCGGGTCGTCGCGCTGGTCGCGGACGCCTTCGGCGGGCTGACCGTCGCGGAGCTGCCGGCACCCCTGCGGCAGTACGCCCGCTTCACCGCGAGCCGGCGGGCCAAGTTTGCCGGCAACGCGATGGCGGCCGCCCTGGAGAGCGACCCGCTCTTCCGGCAGCGGATCGGCGAGCGCTTCAAGCAGGCCCAGCCCGAACTGGCCGGGGCCGTCGAGACGGGCACCCCGCCCGCCGCCGCGGACCCGGTCGACGTGGCCGCGGCCGCCTATGTGCTGCGCCCGGTGGGCTGGGTCAAGCTCGTGGCCGCCGCGGGCGAGGAGGCCCAGCGGGCGGACGCCGAGCGGGCCGACGAGGCCGGGCGGCGCGAGCTGGAGCGGCTGCGCGAGGAACTCGCCGCCGCCAAGGACCGCTCGCGCGGCGAGACGGAACAGCTGCGCCACGATCTGGAAGCCGCCCGGAAGGAAGCGGAATCGCTTCATCGCAAGCTGCGCAGCGCCCAGAGCGATGTGAAGCGGGGCGAGGCGGCGATGCGCCGCGCGCAGGGCGAGATCGACGCTGCGCGGGCGGAGGCGGCGGCCCAGGTGTCGGCCGCGGAGAGCGAGACCCGGCGGCTCAAGGCCCGGCTCGGAGAGGTCGAGGCGGCGCTGGAGGCGAGTCGCAGGACCGCCCGTGAGGGGCGCTCGGTGGAGGACATGCGGCTGCGGCTGCTGCTCGACACCGTGCTCGACGCCGCTCAGGGGCTGCGTCGCGAACTCGCCCTGCCCCCCGTCTCCGTGCACCCGGCGGACACCGTGGACGCGGTGGAGCCGGGGCGGATGTCCCCGAAGGACATCGCGGCGCGGGCGCTCTCCGAGACCGACCCGGCGCTGCTCGACCAGCTGCTCGCGCTGCCGCAGGCGCATCTGGTCGTGGACGGCTACAACGTCACGAAGACCGGCTATCCGACGATGCCGTTGGAGAAGCAGCGGCTGCGGCTGCTCGGCAGTCTCTCGGCCCTCGCGGCCCGTTCGGGCGCCGAGGTCACCTGTGTCTTCGACGGGGCGGAGCTGGCGGCCCCGGTGCTGCTCGCGCCGCCGCGCGGCGTGCGGGTGCTCTTCTCCAAGCCCGGTGTCACGGCGGACGAGTTGATCCGGCAGCTGGTGCGGGCCGAGCCGCCGGGGCGGCCCGTCGTGGTGGTGTCGACCGACCGTGAGGTGGCCGACGGCGTCGCGAAGGCGGGGGCGCGGCCGGTGGCGTCCGCCTTGTTGCTGAAGCGGCTTTCGCGGCTCTCGTAG
- a CDS encoding C40 family peptidase, producing MASHRRPKQPSRARVTVLTAAAAAAVALSSQTGAQAAPKPKIDEVKAKVDDLHHEAEEATEQYNQAEERRGKLQDEIGNLQDKVARGQQELNTLRDQIGSVASAQYRSGGIDPALQLFLSADPDSYLDKASAIDQLSAQQADVLTSIQAKQRTLAQQRAEATTKLADLEDVRKTLGAKKKKYQGKLAEAQKLLNTLTAAEKAKLEQEERAKEQRASRAAGERIDLGNEAPASGLGAAALSAAATQIGKPYVSGAEGPNAYDCSGLTQWAYGQAGAGLTRTTYTQQNDGTKIGRSQLKPGDLVFFNGLSHVGLYAGNNTILHAPKPGASVRYESMSYMGTFQFGVRIGG from the coding sequence GTGGCGTCCCACCGTCGACCCAAGCAGCCGAGCCGTGCCCGTGTGACCGTGCTCACCGCGGCCGCGGCCGCCGCCGTCGCGCTCTCGTCCCAGACCGGAGCCCAGGCGGCCCCCAAGCCCAAGATCGACGAGGTCAAGGCCAAGGTCGACGACCTGCACCACGAGGCCGAAGAGGCCACGGAGCAGTACAACCAGGCCGAAGAGCGCCGGGGCAAGCTGCAGGACGAGATCGGCAACCTCCAGGACAAGGTGGCCCGCGGTCAGCAGGAGCTCAACACCCTGCGCGACCAGATCGGTTCGGTCGCCAGCGCCCAGTACCGCTCCGGCGGCATCGACCCGGCGCTCCAGCTCTTCCTCTCCGCCGACCCGGACAGCTACCTCGACAAGGCGTCCGCGATCGACCAGCTGAGCGCCCAGCAGGCCGACGTCCTCACCTCGATCCAGGCCAAGCAGCGGACCCTCGCGCAGCAGCGCGCCGAGGCGACCACGAAGCTCGCCGACCTCGAGGACGTCCGCAAGACCCTCGGCGCGAAGAAGAAGAAGTACCAGGGCAAGCTCGCCGAGGCGCAGAAGCTCCTCAACACCCTCACGGCGGCCGAGAAGGCCAAGCTGGAGCAGGAGGAGCGGGCGAAGGAGCAGCGCGCCAGCCGCGCCGCCGGCGAGCGGATCGACCTCGGCAACGAGGCCCCCGCGAGCGGCCTCGGCGCCGCCGCGCTCTCCGCCGCCGCCACCCAGATCGGCAAGCCGTACGTCTCCGGTGCCGAGGGGCCCAACGCGTACGACTGCTCCGGCCTGACCCAGTGGGCCTACGGCCAGGCAGGCGCCGGTCTCACCCGCACCACCTACACCCAGCAGAACGACGGCACGAAGATCGGCCGCAGCCAGCTCAAGCCGGGCGACCTGGTCTTCTTCAACGGCCTGTCGCACGTGGGTCTGTACGCGGGCAACA